One Papaver somniferum cultivar HN1 chromosome 10, ASM357369v1, whole genome shotgun sequence genomic window carries:
- the LOC113316275 gene encoding prostatic spermine-binding protein-like, whose protein sequence is MARTKQSARLANEIINLVDTVKAAKECSRTSKKSKPPDKNCSKHEDLEVGEYDAYDDEEDGDHGNGGNGGIGGDGLIGGNEVAEIEEEGDQGNDEDEDGNGGGSSDGEDDGNDVNGKERNDGSGGDDDDDEEEEDEIQEEIQDAAQPQQQQLPKPK, encoded by the exons atgGCACGTACTAAGCAGTCTGCGAGACTAGCCAATGAAATTATCAATCTCGTTGATACTGTTAAAGCGGCGAAGGAGTGTTCGAGaacaagcaagaaatcaaaaCCTCCGGACAAAAATTGCTCCA AACATGAAGATTTAGAAGTAGGTGAATATGATgcttatgatgatgaggaggatggtgACCACGGTAATGGTGGTAATGGAGGGATTGGTGGTGATGGATTGATTGGTGGTAATGAAGTGGCAGAGATTGAGGAAGAGGGGGATCAAGGTaatgatgaggatgaggatggaaatggtggtggtagCAGTGATGGAGAGGATGATGGTAATGATGTAAATGGTAAGGAACGAAATGATGGTAGTggcggtgatgatgatgatgatgaggaggaggaggatgagatTCAGGAGGAGATTCAGGATGCTgcgcaaccacaacaacaacaactgccTAAGCCGAAGTAG